A window of the Longimicrobiaceae bacterium genome harbors these coding sequences:
- a CDS encoding DEAD/DEAH box helicase produces the protein MDFNSFDLHPDLLRGVRDLGFTRPTPIQEQSIPPGLAGKDLLACAMTGSGKTAAFLLPILNRLMGKPRGTTRALVLTPTRELAAQIHEHLEALAVHTPLKGAAVFGGVGMGPQERAFRNGVDVIIATPGRLLDHFQQPYARLDGLEVLVLDEADRMLDMGFLPDIRRVLKHLPAKRQTLFFSATMPAPIVQLSREMLQAPEAINVERRQAPAKGVAQAVYPVSEELKAHLFLELLKRGDIGNVIVFTRTKHRSNRLSEFLEKHGVPNARIHGNRSQAQRTEALAGFKNGRFRVLVATDIVARGIDVEALEHVVNFDVPHVPEDYIHRVGRTARAEATGDAYTFVSPEEEKDLKAIERAVGKPLPRRVVEGFDYRTKPQERFEIPIQERIAEIRARKAEDRARAKAKAERKAQREAEEAARVARGGRPSHGGEPRRSQPQGQGQGQAGSGENGGQRNRRRG, from the coding sequence ATGGACTTCAATTCCTTCGATCTCCACCCCGACCTCCTCCGCGGAGTCCGGGACCTCGGCTTCACCCGCCCCACGCCCATCCAGGAGCAGTCCATCCCGCCCGGGCTCGCGGGGAAGGACCTGCTGGCCTGCGCCATGACCGGGAGCGGGAAGACCGCGGCGTTCCTCCTCCCCATCCTGAACCGGCTCATGGGGAAGCCGCGCGGCACCACGCGCGCGCTGGTGCTGACGCCCACGCGCGAGCTCGCGGCGCAGATCCACGAGCACCTGGAAGCGCTGGCGGTGCACACCCCGCTCAAGGGCGCGGCCGTCTTCGGCGGCGTGGGGATGGGGCCGCAGGAGCGGGCCTTCCGCAACGGGGTGGACGTGATCATCGCCACCCCGGGACGCCTCCTGGACCACTTCCAGCAGCCCTACGCCCGGCTGGACGGGCTGGAGGTGCTGGTGCTGGACGAGGCGGACCGCATGCTGGACATGGGCTTCCTCCCGGACATCCGCCGGGTGCTGAAGCACCTCCCCGCGAAGCGGCAGACGCTCTTCTTCTCGGCCACCATGCCCGCGCCCATCGTGCAGCTCTCCCGGGAGATGCTGCAGGCGCCGGAGGCCATCAACGTCGAGCGGAGGCAGGCCCCGGCGAAGGGCGTCGCCCAGGCGGTGTACCCGGTGTCCGAGGAGCTGAAGGCGCACCTGTTCCTGGAACTGCTGAAGCGCGGCGACATCGGCAACGTGATCGTCTTCACCCGCACCAAGCACCGCTCCAACCGCCTGTCCGAGTTCCTGGAGAAGCACGGCGTCCCCAACGCCCGCATCCACGGGAACCGGAGCCAGGCGCAGCGCACCGAGGCGCTCGCAGGCTTCAAGAACGGCCGCTTCCGCGTGCTGGTGGCGACCGACATCGTGGCCCGCGGGATCGACGTGGAGGCGCTGGAGCACGTGGTCAACTTCGACGTCCCGCACGTCCCGGAGGACTACATCCACCGCGTGGGCCGCACGGCGCGCGCGGAGGCCACCGGTGACGCCTACACCTTCGTCTCCCCCGAGGAGGAGAAGGACCTGAAGGCGATCGAGCGCGCCGTCGGCAAGCCGCTCCCCCGCCGCGTGGTGGAGGGCTTCGACTACCGGACGAAGCCGCAGGAGCGCTTCGAGATCCCCATCCAGGAGCGCATCGCCGAGATCCGCGCCCGCAAGGCCGAGGATCGCGCCCGCGCCAAGGCGAAGGCGGAGCGCAAGGCGCAGCGGGAGGCCGAGGAGGC